The Gemmata palustris genome includes a region encoding these proteins:
- a CDS encoding 3-deoxy-D-manno-octulosonic acid transferase, with translation MLLNLVYLLALATLSPWLVWRAFATGRYRRELVAKFLGRVSVHNPTKKRVAWFHAVSVGEVNLLDTLVPQFRKRHPDWLVVVSSTTDTGLAEARKRFAELDVIAWPFDFTWAVATALDAVNPSLVVLTESELWPNFLAAANARNVPVVVVNARLSPRSFRRLKRVAGLARRLLFRHVTRFAVQEAEYTDRLQQLGVPLAKLVTTGSIKYDGAAGERDTPKTRALGREIGLGEPFPTGFPSAPLRSEKREEQRQPTPPSPLAPCEGEPPAGSPCNPLLSGKGAGPSRSTDGARDAEISHVSTPFPSGRGDGGVGSSLVLLAGSTHAPEESLVLDAFARLRTRFPSLRLILVPRHPDRFEEVARLVEASQLPFVRRSRITAPLAEMPAVVVLDTVGELGAAWGLADVGFTGGSLDGKRGGQSMIEPAGYGVPCVFGPHIWNFRDAARRLVEVGGAAMVKDATELEAELAKLIADTELRSQMGNAARELVRRQQGATARTLDVLGSVITSRALTRAA, from the coding sequence ATGCTCCTCAATCTCGTCTACCTGCTCGCGCTCGCGACCCTCTCACCGTGGTTAGTGTGGCGCGCATTCGCCACCGGCCGGTACCGCCGTGAACTCGTTGCCAAGTTCCTCGGTCGGGTGAGCGTACATAACCCCACGAAAAAGCGCGTCGCGTGGTTCCACGCGGTCAGCGTGGGCGAAGTGAACCTACTCGACACACTCGTGCCCCAATTCCGCAAGCGCCACCCGGACTGGCTCGTCGTCGTCTCGTCCACCACCGACACCGGTCTCGCGGAAGCGCGCAAGCGGTTCGCCGAACTCGATGTGATCGCGTGGCCGTTCGACTTCACCTGGGCCGTCGCGACCGCGCTCGACGCGGTGAACCCCTCGCTCGTCGTTCTCACCGAGAGCGAACTCTGGCCGAACTTCCTCGCCGCCGCGAACGCGCGCAATGTTCCCGTGGTCGTGGTGAACGCGCGCCTCAGCCCGCGGAGCTTCCGGCGCCTGAAGCGCGTCGCGGGCCTCGCGCGGCGACTACTGTTCCGCCACGTCACGCGGTTCGCGGTGCAAGAGGCCGAGTACACCGACCGCCTTCAGCAACTCGGCGTACCGCTCGCGAAACTCGTCACCACGGGATCGATCAAGTACGACGGTGCCGCGGGCGAGCGCGACACGCCCAAAACGCGCGCGCTGGGGCGCGAGATCGGGCTTGGGGAACCTTTCCCCACGGGTTTCCCCAGTGCCCCCCTTCGGTCAGAGAAACGGGAGGAGCAAAGACAACCTACCCCCCCGTCCCCCCTCGCTCCTTGTGAAGGGGAACCCCCTGCGGGTTCCCCCTGTAACCCCCTCCTGTCAGGGAAGGGGGCAGGCCCTTCGCGATCCACAGATGGTGCGCGAGACGCAGAGATTTCGCACGTCAGCACCCCCTTCCCTTCAGGGAGGGGGGACGGGGGGGTAGGTTCTTCTCTCGTCCTCCTCGCGGGCAGCACGCACGCACCTGAAGAGTCACTCGTCCTCGACGCCTTCGCGCGCCTGCGCACTCGTTTCCCGTCTCTGCGACTCATCCTCGTTCCGCGCCACCCGGACCGCTTTGAAGAAGTCGCCCGTTTGGTCGAAGCGTCGCAATTGCCGTTCGTGCGCCGGAGCCGAATCACCGCACCGCTAGCCGAAATGCCCGCGGTGGTGGTGCTCGACACGGTGGGCGAACTCGGGGCCGCGTGGGGACTGGCAGACGTGGGGTTCACCGGCGGAAGTCTCGATGGCAAGCGCGGCGGGCAGAGCATGATCGAGCCGGCCGGGTATGGTGTGCCGTGCGTGTTCGGCCCGCATATTTGGAATTTCCGCGACGCCGCCCGGCGGTTAGTGGAGGTCGGCGGGGCCGCAATGGTGAAGGACGCGACCGAGTTGGAAGCCGAACTCGCGAAGCTCATTGCCGATACCGAACTCCGGTCGCAAATGGGTAATGCAGCACGCGAACTCGTGCGCCGGCAACAGGGCGCGACCGCACGCACGCTCGATGTACTCGGCTCCGTAATCACTTCTCGGGCGCTCACTC